Genomic window (Flavobacteriales bacterium):
CTAACGCGCTCACCATGCAGGTCGTCATGGCGCAAAAGCACACCGGCATTTCCGATGCGCAATGGCGGAAGATCGTGTTAGAGCCGATCAACGCTACCTGGTATCCCATCCGGCTCACGCAAGTAATGTTGGATACCTTGGATGCGACTCAATTGGATGCGAGGTACCGGTATGAGTTGGTGCGGTGAAACGAAAACACGGGAAGATGAGGGGTATTGAAACAGATATTCAAAGGCCAAGCATACAAGCGTGGACGAGCCTCCCGTCGCAGGGTCCGCCAAGTATCGCTGAACCCGCTTTGCGTGACCCTGCGCGTTCGGCCAACCGCGCCCAGATCGAGATCTTGATGGACTCCGTGAAAGCAGGCATGGTGCAAATGGATGACAGCACGCTTACGGACACGCAACGTAGCGCGATCCTCGCGGGGCTGAGCGGCTACCGCAGCACCATCGGTACCCTCACCGCATGGAACCACACAGCTCTGCAGTTGTCCGCTACGTCCAAGGTGCTTACGGCCGATGGCATAAAGGCAGCCAATACCAACGTCGGAACTACGAAGCTGATCGAGACCAACGAAAAGCAGGTGAACGAGATCTACCTCTCCACCGTGGGCAAGGACGTGGACACCTTTACCGTGGACCAGACCAATACGCTGTTCTACATCGCCAATCAATGCCCGATGGTAGGCGGGAACTCCGTGTACCTGGCACGCTCATTGTACCGCCTGATCGATGATGAGCAACAGTTCGACGACCCCATGCTCTGCCTGCAGCACGGCATCATCGTGAAGAGCTTGGTGGCACGTGAAATGAACATCATTGGCGTAGTGCCCAACCCTACTCGAGATCAAGCTGCACTGGTGCTCGAAAAACCACTGGATGCGCCGGCGGTATTCATCATATTCAACGCGATCGGTGTTGAGGTGATAAGGCACAGCATCCCTATGGACATGGTGCGCTTCGAATTCAGTACGACATCATTAGCGGCTGGACTCTATCACTATCAGGTGCGCGGCCCATCGGGCAATATGGGTGAAGGCAAGCTTTCGATCATTAGATGATACGGTCTTGCATCATGATGCGCCGCACGTACGCCATGAAGGCTGTACGTGCGGCGTTAATGCTTGCCATGGCGACCATAACCGCTGTTGCACATTCCCAGCAGGGGCTTAGTAATCTTTGGATGGGAGGTTATGGGGAGCAATGGGGCGAGCCTTGGGGTGGAGGGGATATGGAGTTTGGCACCGGAAATTTGGTGGTCTCCGCAGCGGAACGCGGAATCGATTTCGTTCGCACTTCCGCCAACATCACGGACACTGACGGCAACCTCCTCTTCAGCACCAACGGGGCCTACATTGCCAATGCCGTCGGGGACACCATGTTTAATGGGAATGGATTGAACCCAAGTATATACACCTCGTGGTGGCCGGAAGGGTTGCGCATCTCACAAGGCTGCATGATCCTTCCCAAGCCCGATACGTCCGGTATCTATTACCTCTTTCATGGGACCATTGACGATCTGGCAAGCTCCCTTTCGCACCACCTGTACCTGACATGCATCGATATGAGCTTGGACAGTGGCCTGGGGGGGGTACTAAGCAAGAACGAGGTCCTGATCGCGGACACCTTGAACGAGGGCCGGATCACTGCCGTGCGACATGCGAACGGACGGGATTGGTGGGTATTCTGCTTTAAGGCGAACACGAATATCCACTATCGCCTATTGGTAACCTCGAATGGTGTGAGCGTGGACGGTACGCAGGCCATCAGCGAAGTCCGCACACCGGATCACGGTCAGGCATGCTTTTCCCCGGACGGTAGCCGGTATGCCTATTACTCCGGCTTCGGGACGGCCGATCTGGACATCTTCGATTTCGATCGCTGCACCGGCTTGTTCTCCGATCCGGTGAACATAACCATCGATGATTCCAACAGCTTAGGCGGCTTGGCCTTTTCCCCCAACAGCCGCTTCCTCTATGTTTCCTCGGTACTGGACGTGTATCAATATGATACTGAGGCTTCCGATATCGCCAGCTCCATGGTCCACATCGCCCATTGGGACAGCACCTATTCGCCCAGCCCGCCCTTCGCAACGGTGTTCGATATCGCCCAATTAGCTCCGGACGGGAAGATCTACATCGGCACCGGAAACAGCACGCTACGCATGCATGTGATCAACAACCCGGATGAGCCGGGCCTGGCCTGCAACATGGTGCAGCACGGCATCGAGCTTCCCCGATACTATGAGAACTCCCTGCCCAATCACCCCAACTACTTTTTGGGGCCTGTGGATGGGAGTGTTTGCGATAGTTTGGGCATAAATGTGGGTGTGCATGAAGTGGTTTCAACAGCCACGTTAAGGGCTTATCCAAATCCTTCAAAAGGAGCCTTTACGCTAAGCTACGCGGCCCAGCCCACCGTAGGCGCGTTGGAGGTACGTGATGTAACCGGGCGGGTAGTGCTGCGCGAGCGTATACCGCAGTGGAGTACCCTGCACCAAGTGGAGCTAACAGGGCAGGCTGCAGGCATGTACCAGTGCAAGCTTACGTGGGGGCAGCAGAGCGTTGCCACGCATATAATTTTGGAACGATGAGCAAGCGGAACATCATAGCCCTACTGGCCTTGGTGCCTGCCATGGCATGGGCGCAAAGCCCCGCCCCGGCAGGGGCACCCGATCCTGTCAATCCTGTGATCCTGTCCAAAAAAGACCCTGTCAGATCCCATCCCCCGAACGCGCTCACCATGCAGGTCATCATGGCGCAAAAGCACACCGGTATTTCCGATGCGCAGTGGCGGAGGATGATGCTGGACCCGGTGAATGCTTCGTTGTATCCCATCCGGCTTACGCAGGCGATGTTGGATACCTTGGATGCGACTAAATTGGACATGCGGTACCGGTATGAGCTGGTGCGGTGAAAACGAAAGCACGGGAAGATGGGGAACATTGAAACAAGCACAGACCGCAGGGTCCCGAAGCGGAGACCCGGCGGGAGGGAGAAGGCGGCCAACACCAACGTGGGTACGACCAAGTTGATCGAAAGCAACGAGAAACAGGTGAACGAGATCTACCTCTCCACCGTGGGCAAAGATGTGGACACCTTTACCGTGGACCAGTCCAACACCTTGTTCTACATCGCCAACCAATGCCCCATGGTCGGTGGGAATTCGGTCTATAGGGCACGCTCATTGTACCGCCTGATCGATGATGAGCAACAGTTCGACGACCCGCAACTTTGCCTGCAACACGGCATCATCGTAAAGAGCTTGGTGGCACGTGAAACGAACACCATTGGCGTAGTGCCCAACCCGGCAAGGGACGGGGCAACACTGGTATTGGGCAAGCCACTAGAAGAACCCGGTGTCTTCATCCTGTTCAACCCGGTAGGCAAAGAAGTAATGCGGCTGAAAGTTCCCGCAGAGGAATACCGCATGTCCTTTGCCACAAGCGGGCTGGCCACCGGCGTGTACCACTATCGGGTTGTCACCGATCTGGGCTTAGTGGGTAACGGCAGGTTGTCCATTGTCCGCTAAGATTTGACCCACTGAAAGATGGCACAGAATGGAACACTCCGGTTCCTTTTGATCTGTTGCATAGTGCATGGTGCGGGAATCACGCACCATGCACTTGCCAAGGTGTGAACAATAGATGGTCAATGGGATACAATGGTTCGGGTGGATCACCGGAACCTTGGGGTGGTTTGGATCTGAATTTCACCCCCTCCGATGTTTTGATCACAACGGAGGACCGGTGGATGGACTATGGACGCACGGTCGCCAATATCAGTGACGAAGGTGGCAACTTGCTCTTCAGCACCAACGGCGTGTTTGTGGCCGATGCCAATGGGGATCTGATGCAGAACGGAAGCGGCCTTAACCCCAGTTCGTATACCTCGCAACACTCGTCCCCCCCGAGCGGGTTGTACATTTCACAAGGCTGCTTGATCCTTCCCAAGCCGGATACGCCGGGGATCTATTACTTGGTACACAGTACGATCGACATACTGCCCTACGCAAGGGCGATAGCCTTGTACCTCACCACCGTCGACATGGCGTTGGCCAATGGTTTGGGCGGAGTGGTGAGCAAGAATCAGATTTTGGTTGCCGATACCTTGAACGCGGGTAAGGTCACTGCCGTGCGGCACGCGAATGGACGGGACTGGTGGGTATTCTGCCACAAAGCATACACCAATGCGTTCTACCGTATACTGGTAAGCCCGTCGGGAGTTTCCGTGGACGGGGTGCAAAACATCGGCTCCGTGCGGGCACCAGATCATGGTCAGGTCTGCTTTTCCCCGGACGGCACCAAATTCGCCTATTACGGGGATTTGCAGAGTGGTGATATGGACATCTATGATTTCGACCGTTGTACAGGCTTGTTCTCGAACCCCGTAACGGTCCCGATCCCTGATGCCAACAACATGGCCGGCGTGGCGTTTTCCCCCAACAGTAGATATGTATATGTCACCTCCGTTCTGGATGTAAACCAATTCGATACGGAGGCTTCCGATATCGCCGCCTCCATGGTCCACATCGCACACTGGGACAGCACCTATTCCCCCAGCCCGCCCTTCGCAACCGTGTTCGATATCGCCCAATTGGCACCGGACGGGAAGATCTATATCGGCACGGGCAACGGCACCCTGCGAATGCATGTGATCAACAACCCGGACGAGCCGGGCCTGGCCTGCAACATGGTGCAGCACGGCGTCGAGCTTCCACGCTACTATTTCAACTCCTTGCCCAACCACCCCAATTATTTCTTGGGGCCTTTGGCGGGCAGCCCTTGCGATACCTTGGCCTTGGGTGTGCAGGAGCGGCCACCATCCCTTACAGTAAGCGCCTACCCTAATCCATCAGCAGGCGGCCACTTTACGTTGAGCTACCCGGCACAGCCCACGGTGGGCGAATTGGAGGTGCGCGATGTGGCCGGGCGCGTGGTGCTGGATGAACGCATACCGCAGTGGAGCACCCTGCACCAAGTGGAGCTTGCCGGGCAAGCTGCGGGCATGTACCAGTGCAAGCTCACATGGGCAAAAGGGAGTGTTGCCACCGATATCATGCTGGAACGATGAGCATACGGAACTTCCTTCTTCTTGCCGTTTTGGTGCCGGTGTGGGTTTGCGGGCAAGATGTGCAGCGCGCCCGCATCGCCGCAGGGCGAAACAATCCTGTCAATCCTGCAATCCTGTCCCAAAAGGACCCTGCCAGATCCCATCCACCCAACGCGCTCACCATGCAAGTGGTCATGGCGCAAAGGCATACGGGTATTTCCGATGAGCAATGGCGAAAGATCATGCTGGGTCCTGTCAACGCTACCTTGTATCCCATCCGGCTCACGCAAGCCATGTTGGATACCTTGGATGCGACCCAATTGGATCCGAGGTACCGGTATGAAATGGTGCGGTGAAACGAAAACACGGGAAGATGGGGAACATTGAAACAAGCACAGACCGCAGGGTCTCGAAGCGGAGACCCGGCGGGAGGGAGAAGCAGTTCCACGCGATGCTGAACGGATATGGCATCACGGAGCTGGACCATTTGATCGCCAAGGACAGCTTGCAGAACGACCCCTATACCGAAGAAAGCAAGTACATGCTGAAAGGCGGCCTGTACAAGAAGCTGGACGAGGACTCCGACCTGCGCAACAGTGATCAGGAATTGGCCGACTTCTACAACGACCTCCAAGGCAGCACCACCGCCGCCTTCAAATCCATCGACGACAGCCAAAAGACGCTGAGCAACATGGACAGCAGCGTGGTGGCACAATTGCAGGCCAACCGTGCTCAGATCGAAACCTTGATGGACTCAGTGAAATCAGGGATGGTGGAAATGGATGACAGCACGCTGACAGACGCGCAACGCAGTGCGATCCTTTCCGGGTTGAGCGGATACCGCAGCACCATCAGCACCCTCACCGCGTGGAACAACTCCGCGCTCCAGCTGGCCGCAACCACCAAGGTGCTTACTGCCGAAAGCATAAAGGCAGCCAATACCAACGTCGGCACCACCAAGTTGATCGAAAGCAACGAGAAGCAGGTGAATGAGATCTACTTGTCCACCGTGGGCAAGGAGGTGGACACCTTCACTGTGGACCAGACCAACACCCTGTTCTTCATCGCGAACCAATGCCCCATGGTCGGCGGCAATTCCGTGTACAGGGCACGTTCCCTCTACCGCCTGATCGATGATGAACAGCAATTCGACGATCCGCAGCTCTGTCTGCAGCACGGCATCATTGTGAAGAGCTTGGTGGCACGTGAAACGAACACCATTGGCGTAGTGCCCAACCCGGCAAGGGACGGGGCAACACTGGTATTGGGCAAGCCACTAGAAGAACCCGGTGTCTTCATCTTGTTCAACTCGGTAGGCAAAGAAGTAATGCGGCTGAACGTTCCCGCAGAGGATTACCACATGTCCTTTGCCACAAGCGGGCTGGCCACCGGCGTGTACCACTATCGGGTTGTCACCGATCTGGGCTTAGTGGGTAACGGCAGGTTGTCCATTGTCCGCTAAGATTTGACCCACTGAAAGATGGCACAGAATGGAACACTCCGGTTCCTTTTGATCTGTTGCATAGTGCATGGTGCGGGAATCACGCACCATGCACTTGCCCAGGGTGTGAACAATAGATGGTCAATGGGATACAATGGTTCGGGTGGATCACCGGAACCTTGGGGTGGTTTGGATCTGAATTTCACCCCCTCCGATGTTTTGATCACAACGGAGGACCGGTGGATGGACTATGGACGCACGGTCGCCAATATCAGTGACGAAGGTGGCAACTTGCTCTTCAGCACCAATAGTGTGTACGTGGCCGATGCCAATGGGAATTTGATGCAGAACGGCGCAGGGCTGAACCCCAGTTCGTATACCTCGCAATACACATCACATCCAAGTGGCTTGCACATTTCACAAGGATGCTTGATCCTTCCCGCACCGGTCACGCCAGGGATTTTTTACCTTTTCCATGGGACCATTGACGACCAAGTGGCTTTCACGGCCCATTCCTTGTATCTCACCACCATCGACATGGACTTGGAAGGTGGCTTGGGCAGGGTGGTGAGCAAGAACCAAGTATTGATCGCTGACACCTTGAATGTGGGCAAGATCACGGCCGTGCGGCACGCCAACGGACAGGACTGGTGGGTGTTCTGCCATAAAAAGGATACGAGCACCT
Coding sequences:
- a CDS encoding T9SS type A sorting domain-containing protein, which encodes MMRRTYAMKAVRAALMLAMATITAVAHSQQGLSNLWMGGYGEQWGEPWGGGDMEFGTGNLVVSAAERGIDFVRTSANITDTDGNLLFSTNGAYIANAVGDTMFNGNGLNPSIYTSWWPEGLRISQGCMILPKPDTSGIYYLFHGTIDDLASSLSHHLYLTCIDMSLDSGLGGVLSKNEVLIADTLNEGRITAVRHANGRDWWVFCFKANTNIHYRLLVTSNGVSVDGTQAISEVRTPDHGQACFSPDGSRYAYYSGFGTADLDIFDFDRCTGLFSDPVNITIDDSNSLGGLAFSPNSRFLYVSSVLDVYQYDTEASDIASSMVHIAHWDSTYSPSPPFATVFDIAQLAPDGKIYIGTGNSTLRMHVINNPDEPGLACNMVQHGIELPRYYENSLPNHPNYFLGPVDGSVCDSLGINVGVHEVVSTATLRAYPNPSKGAFTLSYAAQPTVGALEVRDVTGRVVLRERIPQWSTLHQVELTGQAAGMYQCKLTWGQQSVATHIILER
- a CDS encoding T9SS type A sorting domain-containing protein; protein product: MDLNFTPSDVLITTEDRWMDYGRTVANISDEGGNLLFSTNGVFVADANGDLMQNGSGLNPSSYTSQHSSPPSGLYISQGCLILPKPDTPGIYYLVHSTIDILPYARAIALYLTTVDMALANGLGGVVSKNQILVADTLNAGKVTAVRHANGRDWWVFCHKAYTNAFYRILVSPSGVSVDGVQNIGSVRAPDHGQVCFSPDGTKFAYYGDLQSGDMDIYDFDRCTGLFSNPVTVPIPDANNMAGVAFSPNSRYVYVTSVLDVNQFDTEASDIAASMVHIAHWDSTYSPSPPFATVFDIAQLAPDGKIYIGTGNGTLRMHVINNPDEPGLACNMVQHGVELPRYYFNSLPNHPNYFLGPLAGSPCDTLALGVQERPPSLTVSAYPNPSAGGHFTLSYPAQPTVGELEVRDVAGRVVLDERIPQWSTLHQVELAGQAAGMYQCKLTWAKGSVATDIMLER